The DNA region CAAATATCATGAAAAAGCCAATTCTTCTTACCGTTAGTGAAGTTGCAGGCCTACTAAGAATTCAACGCGCCAAGGTGTACATTCTCATAGAGACAGGCGCTCTTGTGGGAAGAAAAGTGGGGGGTGATTGGAGGATTCGAACTGATTCAGTTGAGTCACTGATAGGTGATCTGCCAGAAGTTGCCTTTAAATGCGCCGCCTAAGGCGAGGCCTGACTGAGGCCCACTGCATATAATCAATACACTGAATACAATAAATACACTGCATACAACGAAAAAGAGCTGCATCTGAATGAAACTATCAGATGCAGCTCTTTTTAAACCCTCTACTCCGCAATAAAATCAAGTAATTCATTCAATTCAAAATGAAGAGAGACGTACTTCCTCAATTTTTTAAATGCTTTTTGTTTTATTTTACTCCGACTCGAAGCAGAGATCTTACTGATCTCTTCGGGCACTTGTCCTGTTAGGAAATTCTTCAAGATTGCTCGTTCTTGCAAATTCAGCTCTTCAAAACCACGCTCGAGCTTTCTTCGAATTTCCATAAGGATATGGCAGTACTCTGGCCCAGAACGTTTTGATCCAGTGAATTTTCCCTCGAACAGTTCAAGCGCCTCTGGCTTTTTTCCTCGGCTTGCAAGGTAATCAAGCATTTCTCCTC from bacterium includes:
- a CDS encoding DNA-binding protein; translation: MKKPILLTVSEVAGLLRIQRAKVYILIETGALVGRKVGGDWRIRTDSVESLIGDLPEVAFKCAA
- a CDS encoding sigma-70 family RNA polymerase sigma factor; its protein translation is PAKRGLHQTRDETENIKHAPIPTDEKRGNLCGVVELGLDVPKEIEDQDAEEFVQFLKIVERYANKFSFKSSHRAELREELFSMGAIALVEAFPRYKSFSEIHRRRAISLRIRGEMLDYLASRGKKPEALELFEGKFTGSKRSGPEYCHILMEIRRKLERGFEELNLQERAILKNFLTGQVPEEISKISASSRSKIKQKAFKKLRKYVSLHFELNELLDFIAE